A section of the Mesobacillus jeotgali genome encodes:
- a CDS encoding EthD family reductase has protein sequence MVKLIAIYKHPQDKEAFDKHYFETHAPLTAKIPGLRKMEVTRIVGSPMGGEGKYYLMCEMYYDDHEALKAGMKSAEGKASGKDVMSFAGDLVTMMIGEEVNE, from the coding sequence ATGGTAAAACTAATCGCGATTTACAAGCATCCACAGGACAAAGAGGCATTTGACAAGCATTATTTTGAAACTCACGCTCCGCTGACTGCCAAGATCCCGGGCCTTCGTAAAATGGAAGTTACACGTATCGTCGGCAGCCCAATGGGTGGGGAAGGCAAATATTATTTGATGTGCGAAATGTATTATGACGATCATGAAGCACTGAAGGCTGGCATGAAATCTGCAGAAGGCAAGGCTTCCGGTAAAGATGTCATGAGCTTTGCGGGTGATCTGGTCACGATGATGATCGGTGAAGAAGTTAATGAGTAA